In Vibrio bathopelagicus, one DNA window encodes the following:
- the narQ gene encoding nitrate/nitrite two-component system sensor histidine kinase NarQ, with translation MLIKPVSSVTSTIAKSLLSILLLSVATTGFAIFTLASSLNDAEAVNVAGSMRMQSYRLAHDIQIESVDYNSHIYEFEKSLYSPSMAELVSWEVPTDITEDYYLIIGRWHELKRVLNSEDRKHYLVLVENFVNEIDHFVFKLQEFSENKLIKLAWAGGVGLGGILVISLFVVHFVRKQVVKPLHALVRASQRIKNSDFEVQLEVTNSNELGILTKTFNSMAKDLGVLYRNLEDVVDAKTIELQNANQSLQALYYSSQELTVTRIAPENFRAILQHLVSLEGIESLRLEIVDNSGRSLIMDEGYDSNRDYEKFEMKLDDNELILGYLYCSYHHGHSTKTLIESFIQLLSRAIYYNRAQKKAEQLIIMEERATIARELHDSLAQSLSYLKIQVTLLKRVIGKLPEQKHREQSEQIASEIGNGLADAYTQLRELLTTFRLSIKEGNFGDALSTMLEQLSERTDAKINLTNNLSSIELDAHSQVHLLQLIREATINAIKHANADLIDVCCIDEDGEVLVVIKDNGDGFDPGSSRMNHYGMSIMQERAARLNGDLTIEAAQGEGCTVILKYKSLKEVKVDDL, from the coding sequence TTGCTTATAAAACCGGTTTCATCTGTCACTAGCACAATAGCAAAATCCTTGCTGTCTATACTGCTGCTGTCGGTTGCTACAACTGGCTTTGCTATCTTTACTTTGGCGTCGAGTTTGAATGATGCAGAAGCAGTAAACGTGGCAGGTTCGATGCGTATGCAGAGCTATCGTTTGGCGCATGATATTCAAATAGAATCAGTTGATTACAATTCGCACATTTATGAATTCGAAAAGTCTCTGTATTCGCCCTCTATGGCTGAACTCGTCAGTTGGGAAGTTCCGACAGATATCACAGAAGATTACTATTTAATCATTGGCCGTTGGCACGAGCTGAAGCGTGTTTTGAATAGCGAAGATCGTAAGCACTATTTGGTGTTAGTTGAAAACTTCGTGAACGAGATAGACCACTTTGTTTTCAAGCTTCAAGAGTTTTCAGAAAATAAGCTGATTAAATTAGCGTGGGCTGGTGGCGTAGGGCTAGGTGGTATTCTCGTCATATCTCTTTTTGTTGTTCATTTCGTACGTAAACAGGTTGTTAAGCCTCTGCATGCCTTAGTTAGAGCAAGTCAGCGAATAAAGAACAGTGACTTTGAGGTTCAGTTGGAAGTAACGAACAGTAATGAACTCGGTATTTTGACCAAAACGTTCAACTCAATGGCCAAAGATTTGGGTGTGCTTTATCGAAATCTCGAAGATGTCGTTGATGCCAAAACGATTGAATTGCAAAACGCTAACCAATCATTACAAGCGCTTTACTATTCTTCTCAAGAACTCACGGTAACGCGGATTGCACCTGAAAACTTTCGGGCTATCTTGCAGCACTTAGTTAGCTTAGAGGGGATTGAGTCATTAAGATTAGAGATTGTTGATAATTCAGGTCGTTCGTTGATTATGGATGAGGGCTACGACTCGAATCGTGATTATGAAAAATTCGAGATGAAGTTGGATGATAACGAACTCATTTTGGGTTACCTGTATTGCTCATATCACCATGGACACTCAACGAAGACGTTAATAGAGAGCTTTATTCAACTGTTATCGCGAGCAATCTATTATAATCGCGCGCAAAAGAAAGCCGAGCAGCTTATTATTATGGAAGAGCGTGCGACAATTGCACGTGAGCTGCATGATTCACTTGCTCAGTCGCTTTCGTATCTGAAAATCCAAGTGACCTTATTGAAGCGTGTGATTGGTAAATTACCAGAGCAAAAACACCGCGAGCAATCAGAGCAAATTGCTTCAGAAATAGGTAACGGCTTGGCCGATGCTTATACTCAGTTAAGAGAGCTGCTCACTACATTTAGGTTATCCATTAAAGAGGGTAACTTCGGAGATGCTTTGAGCACCATGCTCGAGCAACTCAGTGAAAGAACGGATGCCAAGATTAACTTAACCAATAATCTGTCATCGATTGAGCTTGATGCGCATAGCCAAGTTCACTTGCTTCAATTGATTCGTGAAGCAACAATAAACGCAATAAAACACGCCAATGCCGACTTGATAGATGTATGCTGTATCGATGAAGATGGTGAAGTATTAGTCGTGATCAAAGATAATGGAGATGGCTTTGACCCTGGTAGTTCGAGAATGAACCACTATGGGATGAGCATTATGCAGGAGCGTGCGGCAAGACTGAATGGCGACTTAACGATTGAAGCGGCTCAAGGTGAAGGCTGTACAGTCATATTGAAATATAAAAGTTTGAAGGAAGTTAAAGTTGACGATTTGTAA
- the dcuC gene encoding anaerobic C4-dicarboxylate transporter DcuC, producing the protein MLELLIGLVITIAVGYFIVKGYKAAGVLLTAGLALLLITGLIGHTVLPAKVASTGNMVTDSLEFVKYMLQYRGGGLGMQIMLLCGFASYMTHIGANNVVVKQFSKPLAAIKSPYVLLVAAYIVACLMSLAVSSATGLGVLLMATLFPMMTAMGISRPAAVAVCASPAAIILSPTSGDVVIAAEKSGMSLDVFAVQTVLPVSICAIIVMAAAAFFWNKYLDKKENTPMEKVDVSEIETTAPAFYAALPFLPIIGVFLFNGRTIPGLSLDIYTIVVGSIFVGAVIDYVVKKFDGEKTLEDLDSCYQGMADAFKGVVMLLVAAGVFAQGLMSIGAIDNLIGLAESAGAGGIALMLILTGLTVAAAIATGSGNAPFYAFVELAPSLAAKMGLNPAFLIIPMLQASNLGRTISPVSGVIVATSGMGKISPFEVVKRTSVPVICGLITVIFGTLVLVPMAA; encoded by the coding sequence ATGTTAGAGCTCTTGATCGGATTAGTGATTACCATCGCTGTTGGTTACTTTATTGTGAAAGGCTATAAAGCAGCAGGCGTATTATTAACTGCTGGCCTTGCCCTACTTCTTATTACTGGCCTTATTGGCCACACAGTTTTACCAGCTAAGGTAGCTTCAACAGGTAACATGGTTACCGACTCACTAGAATTCGTTAAGTACATGCTTCAATACCGCGGGGGCGGCCTAGGCATGCAAATCATGCTTCTGTGTGGTTTCGCTTCATACATGACTCACATCGGCGCGAACAACGTGGTAGTAAAGCAATTTTCTAAACCACTTGCGGCTATCAAGTCTCCCTATGTACTTCTTGTTGCGGCTTACATCGTAGCGTGTCTAATGTCTCTAGCAGTAAGTTCTGCAACAGGCCTTGGTGTTCTATTGATGGCGACCCTATTCCCAATGATGACAGCGATGGGTATTTCTCGCCCTGCTGCTGTCGCGGTTTGTGCTTCACCAGCGGCAATCATCCTTTCGCCAACGTCTGGTGATGTGGTTATTGCAGCTGAAAAATCAGGAATGTCTCTTGATGTGTTTGCCGTTCAAACAGTACTTCCTGTTTCTATTTGTGCAATCATCGTGATGGCTGCAGCCGCTTTCTTCTGGAACAAGTATCTGGATAAGAAAGAAAACACACCAATGGAAAAAGTAGACGTTTCTGAAATTGAAACTACGGCTCCCGCTTTCTACGCTGCACTGCCATTCCTACCTATCATCGGCGTTTTCCTATTCAACGGCCGCACCATTCCTGGGCTTTCACTTGATATCTACACTATCGTAGTGGGCTCAATCTTCGTGGGTGCAGTTATCGATTACGTTGTTAAGAAGTTTGACGGCGAGAAAACACTAGAAGACCTAGATTCTTGCTACCAAGGTATGGCTGACGCTTTCAAAGGCGTAGTAATGTTGTTGGTTGCAGCGGGCGTATTTGCTCAAGGTCTAATGTCTATCGGCGCTATTGATAACCTAATCGGTCTTGCTGAATCGGCAGGCGCAGGCGGCATCGCGTTAATGCTTATCCTAACGGGTCTAACGGTTGCAGCTGCTATCGCGACAGGTTCTGGTAACGCACCATTCTATGCATTCGTAGAACTTGCTCCGTCACTTGCTGCGAAAATGGGCTTGAACCCAGCGTTCCTAATCATCCCAATGCTTCAAGCATCGAACCTAGGTCGTACCATCTCGCCAGTATCTGGTGTAATTGTCGCGACTTCTGGTATGGGTAAAATCAGCCCATTTGAAGTAGTAAAACGTACTTCTGTTCCTGTAATCTGTGGTCTTATCACGGTTATCTTCGGTACGCTTGTATTGGTTCCAATGGCGGCTTAA
- a CDS encoding chaperone NapD: MALNEVHISSLVVHVSPEHLVEIKAEIEKFDNAEIYGDSPEGKIIVVLETENQGFVTDTIEAINNIKNVLGTALVYHQIETELDETDLETGSNNSQLEGEV, translated from the coding sequence ATGGCACTAAATGAAGTGCATATATCAAGTTTAGTCGTGCATGTGAGCCCAGAGCATCTGGTCGAGATCAAAGCAGAAATCGAGAAGTTTGATAATGCAGAGATCTACGGGGACAGCCCTGAAGGCAAAATCATCGTGGTCCTAGAAACCGAAAACCAAGGTTTTGTAACGGACACCATCGAAGCAATAAATAACATTAAGAACGTTTTGGGGACAGCTTTGGTTTATCACCAAATCGAGACTGAGCTCGACGAAACGGATTTAGAAACTGGAAGCAACAATTCTCAACTTGAGGGTGAAGTATGA
- the napA gene encoding periplasmic nitrate reductase subunit alpha, translating to MKMTRRAFVKANAAASAAAVAGVTLPATATNLIASSDQTKITWDKAPCRFCGTGCSVLVGTQNGKVVATQGDPEAPVNKGLNCIKGYFLSKIMYGKDRLEQPLLRMKDGEFHKDGDFTPVSWDQAFDVMAEKWKAALKKNGPTGVGMFGSGQWTVMEGYAAVKLMKAGFRSNNIDPNARHCMASAVGAFMRTFGIDEPMGCYDDFEHADAFVLWGSNMAEMHPVLWTRITDRRLSHPHVKVNVLSTYYHRSFELADTGYIFEPQSDLAIANFIANYIIQNDAVNWDFVNKHTNFKQATTDIGYGLRDDDPLQQAAANPNSGKMTDISFENYKASVAEYTVEKASEMSGVSQDDLIKLAKQYADPNIKVMSLWTMGMNQHTRGVWMNSLVYNIHLLTGKISTPGNSPFSLTGQPSACGTAREVGTFSHRLPADMVVANPKHRKISEEIWKLPEGTIPAKPGAHAVVQDRMLKDGKINAYWVMCNNNMQAGPNINTERLPGYRNPDNFIVCSDPYPTATAQAADLILPTAMWIEKEGAYGNAERRTQAWYQQVKTVGEAKSDLWQIMEFSKRFTVEEVWGEELLAKAPEYRGKTMYDVLYKNGNVDAFPLSEAQELNDDAQAQGFYVQKGLFEEYATFGRGHGHDLAPYDTYHKVRGLRWPVVDGKETLWRFKEGSDPYAKKGSDWDFYGKPDGKALIINAPYEAPPEVPNDEYDMWLCTGRVLEHWHTGTMTRRVPELYKAVPDALCYIHPADAKARGLRRGDEVLIENKRGEVRVRVETRGRNRPPQGLVFVPFFDARILINKLILDATDPLSKQTDYKKCPVKITKVS from the coding sequence ATGAAAATGACAAGACGTGCGTTTGTGAAAGCAAACGCGGCTGCATCAGCGGCAGCCGTTGCGGGCGTAACACTACCAGCAACAGCAACCAACCTGATTGCTAGCTCAGATCAAACAAAAATCACGTGGGATAAAGCGCCTTGTCGTTTTTGCGGTACGGGTTGTTCAGTACTAGTAGGTACTCAAAACGGTAAAGTGGTCGCAACTCAAGGCGATCCAGAAGCACCTGTAAACAAAGGCCTTAACTGTATTAAAGGCTACTTCCTTTCAAAAATCATGTACGGCAAAGACCGTCTTGAACAGCCACTTCTTCGTATGAAAGACGGCGAGTTCCACAAAGATGGTGACTTTACACCAGTATCTTGGGACCAAGCTTTCGACGTAATGGCTGAGAAATGGAAAGCTGCTCTGAAGAAGAACGGTCCAACAGGCGTTGGTATGTTCGGTTCAGGCCAGTGGACTGTAATGGAAGGCTACGCAGCAGTTAAGCTGATGAAAGCAGGCTTCCGTTCAAACAACATCGATCCAAACGCTCGTCACTGTATGGCTTCTGCGGTAGGTGCATTCATGCGTACCTTCGGTATCGATGAGCCAATGGGTTGTTACGATGACTTTGAACACGCAGACGCATTCGTACTGTGGGGTTCAAACATGGCTGAAATGCACCCAGTACTATGGACTCGTATTACAGACCGTCGTCTAAGCCACCCACACGTTAAAGTAAACGTACTGTCTACTTACTACCACCGTTCATTCGAGCTTGCAGACACGGGTTACATCTTCGAACCTCAATCAGATCTAGCGATTGCTAACTTCATTGCTAACTACATCATTCAAAACGATGCCGTTAACTGGGATTTCGTGAACAAGCACACGAACTTCAAGCAAGCAACGACAGACATCGGTTATGGCCTTCGTGACGACGATCCACTACAGCAAGCTGCTGCGAACCCTAACTCAGGCAAAATGACTGATATTAGCTTCGAGAACTACAAAGCTTCTGTTGCTGAATACACCGTTGAGAAAGCGTCTGAAATGTCAGGTGTATCTCAAGATGACCTTATCAAGCTGGCTAAGCAATACGCAGATCCAAACATCAAAGTAATGTCACTTTGGACTATGGGTATGAACCAACATACTCGTGGTGTATGGATGAACAGCCTTGTGTACAACATCCACCTTCTTACAGGTAAGATTTCGACTCCAGGTAACAGCCCATTCTCACTAACTGGCCAACCATCTGCGTGTGGTACAGCTCGTGAAGTTGGTACCTTCTCTCACCGTCTTCCGGCAGATATGGTTGTTGCTAACCCTAAACACCGTAAGATTTCAGAAGAGATCTGGAAACTTCCAGAAGGCACTATCCCAGCTAAGCCAGGTGCTCACGCTGTTGTTCAAGACCGTATGCTTAAAGACGGTAAGATCAATGCGTACTGGGTAATGTGTAACAACAACATGCAAGCAGGTCCAAACATCAACACTGAACGTCTGCCTGGTTACCGTAACCCAGACAACTTCATTGTTTGTTCAGACCCATACCCAACAGCAACGGCTCAAGCGGCTGACCTTATCCTTCCTACAGCAATGTGGATCGAGAAAGAAGGTGCTTACGGTAACGCAGAACGTCGTACACAAGCTTGGTACCAACAAGTTAAAACCGTAGGTGAAGCGAAGTCTGACCTATGGCAAATCATGGAGTTCTCTAAACGCTTCACTGTTGAAGAAGTTTGGGGCGAAGAGCTTCTTGCTAAGGCGCCTGAGTACCGCGGTAAAACGATGTACGACGTGCTTTACAAAAACGGTAATGTTGATGCTTTCCCTCTGTCTGAAGCTCAAGAGCTTAACGACGACGCACAAGCTCAAGGTTTCTACGTACAAAAAGGTCTATTCGAAGAATACGCAACCTTTGGTCGTGGCCATGGTCACGATTTAGCACCATACGATACTTACCACAAAGTGCGCGGCCTACGTTGGCCTGTTGTTGACGGTAAAGAAACACTATGGCGCTTTAAAGAAGGTTCAGATCCATACGCTAAGAAAGGTTCTGACTGGGACTTCTACGGCAAGCCAGATGGCAAAGCACTGATCATCAACGCTCCATACGAAGCGCCACCAGAAGTACCAAACGATGAATACGATATGTGGCTATGTACAGGTCGTGTTCTTGAGCACTGGCACACAGGTACTATGACTCGTCGTGTACCAGAACTTTACAAAGCAGTACCGGATGCACTTTGTTACATCCACCCTGCTGACGCTAAAGCTCGTGGCCTTCGCCGTGGTGATGAAGTTCTTATCGAAAACAAACGTGGTGAAGTACGCGTTCGTGTTGAAACTCGTGGTCGTAACCGTCCACCACAAGGCTTGGTATTCGTACCATTCTTTGATGCAAGAATTCTGATCAACAAGTTGATCTTGGATGCAACGGATCCTCTGTCTAAGCAGACGGATTACAAGAAGTGTCCAGTTAAGATCACTAAGGTTTCTTAA
- a CDS encoding response regulator has translation MTICKVMLVDDHPLMRRGISQLLSFEDEFEVIAEASNGTEAVALAHEEEPDLILLDLNMKGMSGLDTLKALRTDGSSANIVILTVSDSPADIEAIVKAGADGYLLKDTEPDELIELLKQAHGGDKAYSSVVSRYLNDADSRNDIFDQLTERETQILQEVAKGYRNKQIADHLFISESTVKVHMKSLLKKLQVPSRTAATVLYLERYGEMK, from the coding sequence TTGACGATTTGTAAAGTAATGCTGGTTGATGATCATCCACTGATGCGCCGAGGTATAAGCCAATTACTGAGCTTTGAAGATGAGTTTGAAGTGATTGCAGAAGCGAGTAATGGCACTGAAGCAGTCGCTCTTGCTCACGAAGAAGAACCTGATTTGATCCTTCTGGATCTTAATATGAAAGGGATGTCTGGATTAGATACCCTAAAAGCACTTCGTACCGATGGTTCAAGCGCTAACATTGTTATTTTAACCGTATCGGATAGCCCTGCAGATATCGAAGCTATCGTAAAAGCGGGTGCTGATGGTTACTTGTTGAAAGACACCGAACCCGATGAACTTATTGAATTGCTTAAGCAAGCACATGGCGGCGACAAAGCCTACAGCAGTGTCGTTTCTCGTTACCTAAACGACGCAGACAGTCGCAATGACATTTTTGACCAACTGACTGAGCGTGAAACTCAGATCCTTCAAGAAGTTGCTAAAGGGTACCGTAACAAGCAAATTGCTGATCATCTGTTTATCTCTGAATCGACAGTTAAGGTACATATGAAAAGCTTGCTGAAGAAGCTGCAAGTACCTTCACGTACGGCGGCAACGGTTTTGTATCTAGAACGCTATGGTGAAATGAAGTAG
- the napF gene encoding ferredoxin-type protein NapF, with protein MVDLSKRRLFSRRKVDSSQIRLPWINNLESFVDDCTRCGKCIESCETKIIIVGDGGFPTVDFSIDECTFCYQCADVCPEPIFKPKQGEPWQAKARISDKCLAQQNVECRSCGDMCEPMAIQFQLRAGSVALPKIELNECNGCGACVAVCPTSAILVSNA; from the coding sequence GTGGTAGATCTATCAAAACGCCGTCTATTTTCAAGACGAAAAGTTGACTCAAGCCAGATTCGTTTGCCTTGGATTAACAACCTAGAAAGCTTTGTAGATGACTGCACTCGCTGCGGTAAATGCATCGAGAGTTGTGAGACTAAGATAATCATTGTAGGCGATGGTGGATTTCCTACCGTCGATTTCTCTATTGATGAATGTACGTTCTGCTATCAATGTGCAGATGTTTGTCCTGAACCTATTTTCAAGCCAAAGCAAGGAGAGCCTTGGCAAGCAAAAGCACGTATTTCTGATAAGTGTTTAGCGCAACAAAATGTTGAATGCCGAAGCTGTGGTGACATGTGTGAACCTATGGCCATTCAATTTCAACTTAGAGCAGGCAGTGTTGCTCTACCAAAAATCGAGTTAAATGAGTGTAACGGTTGTGGAGCCTGCGTAGCAGTTTGCCCTACTTCAGCTATTCTTGTGAGTAATGCATAA
- a CDS encoding lipase, with product MTTPVKCESYEGAVLKYFNKPYLCGLITLALLGCQSEDSTQDPVSVLVPYNINELPKPNDGYGYDDDGTITGVGEDVAAMSSANDSYYQDYNNSYAALDGWGLCAEPILIPLQSVNSEKRFPLKNETLTGNVVLINESTGSEVATQISADGSNIIIQCESGLEEETTYSIVVTDGVKTEFDEPLKADASFDELIYSDVPLNSEKEDVLQEQVLSAIDSYYALYPDKDTPVYAAQFKTQSSYSSLDAMRDNHVKFNTKFLDGYEKVREFNGDYNQYSKQLRIPSYLPFTEARESECTIDEFDPKENCPPLYEWITNADGGFPTAEMSAPKVIEFLNITADIYLPNYEDTPRPKEASTGFPTAIFIHGVTAERGTASLMAAEYTKKGYAVVAIDMPYHGERMRYDNTDTDPNDGEKTGVEISARANKAFFINIDSPLALRSNLQQSVSDFLGLRYALSQEAWVKKDDIHLIGQSLGGIMSVMVSEFSQPTRDLSDNSDFAFNTVNFVVPGQGLTNLVLSSQTLGPEMSEGVKKSPDVQRGIAETVIPDICTAEATNQQCIEALREFVALSSDNAQLVSQLENDIFDLVVTDLKQGVQATIDSADPASFISRQVKAEQPTLLLAAVGDCGETCDVGVDYVPDSVIPNSDPNNIRTGTEPLIAALSLDSIIGTTKNAEDSRGVVRTTTGGHGTYLFPYEGPVDENGLPGMPGENMSDVREAVDTQQVAVASMVMSDGSVVVINNEDHIETEVPQNEE from the coding sequence ATGACCACACCAGTTAAATGCGAAAGCTACGAAGGAGCTGTTTTGAAATATTTCAATAAGCCATATCTATGTGGACTAATTACGCTTGCCTTACTCGGCTGTCAGTCTGAAGACTCGACTCAAGACCCCGTTTCGGTATTGGTTCCCTACAACATTAATGAATTACCAAAACCAAACGATGGTTATGGGTATGACGATGACGGAACCATTACCGGAGTCGGTGAAGACGTTGCCGCAATGTCATCGGCCAATGACTCTTATTATCAGGACTACAACAATTCATACGCAGCCCTAGACGGCTGGGGCCTTTGTGCAGAACCAATTTTAATCCCTCTACAAAGTGTTAATTCTGAAAAGCGTTTTCCACTAAAGAATGAAACCCTAACGGGGAACGTGGTGTTAATTAATGAATCAACAGGTTCGGAAGTTGCTACTCAAATATCGGCTGATGGTTCAAATATCATTATTCAATGTGAATCAGGTTTGGAAGAAGAAACGACTTATTCGATTGTAGTAACTGATGGGGTAAAAACTGAATTTGATGAGCCTTTAAAAGCAGACGCAAGCTTTGATGAGTTGATTTATTCAGACGTTCCATTAAATAGCGAAAAAGAAGACGTTCTTCAAGAGCAAGTATTGAGCGCTATTGATTCATATTATGCGCTATATCCAGATAAGGATACTCCTGTATATGCAGCGCAATTTAAAACTCAGAGTTCATATTCATCTCTCGATGCAATGAGAGACAATCACGTCAAGTTCAACACCAAATTTTTAGACGGTTATGAGAAAGTTCGAGAGTTTAATGGAGATTATAATCAATACAGTAAGCAATTAAGAATACCGTCTTATTTGCCTTTTACTGAAGCTCGAGAGTCTGAATGCACCATTGATGAGTTTGATCCGAAAGAAAACTGCCCACCACTCTATGAATGGATTACTAATGCCGACGGTGGTTTCCCTACTGCCGAGATGTCAGCCCCTAAAGTAATAGAATTCCTCAATATAACGGCTGATATTTATTTGCCAAATTACGAAGATACTCCAAGGCCAAAAGAAGCATCGACCGGATTTCCAACAGCAATATTCATCCATGGTGTTACGGCGGAGCGTGGCACTGCTTCTTTGATGGCTGCAGAATATACAAAAAAAGGTTATGCCGTTGTTGCGATTGACATGCCATATCACGGAGAACGAATGCGCTATGACAACACTGATACTGACCCTAATGATGGTGAAAAAACAGGAGTTGAAATAAGCGCTCGAGCAAATAAAGCGTTTTTCATTAATATAGATTCGCCTTTAGCACTGCGTTCTAACCTTCAACAATCTGTCTCCGATTTTTTGGGGCTTCGCTACGCGCTGAGCCAAGAAGCTTGGGTCAAAAAAGATGATATTCATTTAATCGGACAATCGCTAGGGGGAATCATGTCAGTGATGGTTAGTGAATTCAGCCAACCTACTCGTGATTTAAGTGATAATTCAGACTTTGCATTCAATACAGTGAACTTTGTTGTTCCGGGACAGGGGTTAACCAACTTGGTTTTGTCTTCTCAAACCTTAGGCCCTGAAATGTCTGAAGGCGTTAAGAAGTCTCCAGACGTTCAGAGAGGCATTGCTGAAACTGTCATACCAGATATCTGTACAGCAGAAGCGACGAATCAACAATGTATTGAAGCACTTAGAGAGTTCGTAGCTCTTTCGTCTGATAACGCACAACTTGTTAGTCAGTTAGAGAATGACATCTTCGATTTAGTTGTTACAGACCTTAAACAAGGGGTTCAAGCAACAATTGATAGTGCCGACCCTGCCAGCTTCATCTCTCGTCAAGTTAAGGCTGAGCAACCGACTCTTTTGTTAGCTGCCGTCGGAGACTGCGGAGAAACCTGCGATGTAGGTGTTGATTATGTACCGGATAGTGTTATCCCAAACAGCGATCCAAACAACATTCGTACAGGTACTGAACCACTCATTGCTGCACTTAGCTTAGATTCGATTATAGGCACAACGAAAAATGCCGAAGATTCTCGTGGAGTTGTTAGAACCACAACTGGCGGACATGGTACGTACTTGTTCCCGTACGAAGGACCTGTGGATGAGAATGGATTGCCGGGTATGCCGGGAGAAAATATGTCTGACGTACGTGAAGCTGTTGACACTCAGCAAGTTGCTGTTGCTTCAATGGTAATGAGTGACGGCTCAGTCGTAGTTATAAATAACGAAGATCACATTGAAACCGAGGTGCCTCAAAATGAAGAATAA
- a CDS encoding winged helix-turn-helix domain-containing protein: protein MSAEFIINDDIQVNLEESEIHHFKTGRTYPIGSNESELLKFFISRPNEVITRQVLIEQVWVSKGIYVEDGSLMQTISICRKALEDKSGMIIVTERGKGYRFAGQVTQDKERALRKIQSQPKQETKQPEDSKATESSTTKTTAAPKKTNSMLALVALFVVTAGLSHYLFSYLDRNSLGEDLVGQHFISCKIESEEFTFNELFNVTLYEYKGRKIIIDNSGKSLSFPAGFKGVTCE from the coding sequence ATGTCTGCTGAATTTATTATCAATGATGATATACAGGTCAATTTAGAAGAGAGTGAAATCCATCACTTTAAGACGGGCCGTACGTACCCAATAGGTTCTAATGAATCAGAGCTGCTTAAGTTTTTTATCTCGAGACCCAATGAGGTGATCACTCGCCAAGTGCTTATTGAACAAGTGTGGGTGTCTAAAGGTATATACGTTGAAGATGGCAGCCTAATGCAAACCATCTCTATTTGCCGAAAAGCGTTAGAAGATAAGAGCGGGATGATCATCGTCACTGAGCGCGGTAAAGGATACAGATTTGCAGGGCAAGTGACACAAGACAAAGAACGCGCACTTCGTAAAATTCAATCGCAACCAAAACAGGAAACGAAACAACCTGAAGACAGTAAAGCGACAGAAAGCTCAACAACCAAGACAACTGCCGCACCGAAAAAAACAAATAGTATGTTAGCACTGGTTGCACTATTTGTGGTGACTGCAGGTTTATCCCATTATCTGTTTTCTTATTTAGATAGAAATAGTCTAGGCGAAGATCTCGTAGGCCAGCATTTTATCTCTTGTAAAATCGAATCCGAGGAGTTCACTTTTAATGAGTTATTCAACGTGACGCTTTACGAATATAAGGGACGCAAAATCATCATCGATAATTCAGGAAAATCTCTGAGCTTCCCTGCCGGATTTAAAGGAGTGACTTGTGAATAA
- a CDS encoding nitrate reductase cytochrome c-type subunit, with the protein MKKLITALLSAGLLLAGAVQAQAELDNPGGIGGVESLRGASELEATRAADDFKKFPRDQVLESDYVYQPPLVPHTIRSYEVSLNANKCLSCHSWKNAKEMGATKVSVTHYMNREDAVLADVSPRRYFCLQCHVPQANAKPLVENEFKPVDSLR; encoded by the coding sequence ATGAAAAAACTGATTACTGCCCTACTATCAGCTGGTCTTTTGCTAGCTGGTGCAGTTCAAGCTCAAGCTGAGCTGGATAACCCAGGCGGCATTGGTGGCGTAGAGTCTCTACGTGGTGCAAGTGAACTTGAAGCTACTCGCGCAGCAGATGACTTCAAAAAGTTCCCTCGTGACCAAGTACTTGAGAGCGACTACGTATACCAACCACCTCTAGTGCCTCATACTATTCGTAGCTATGAAGTTTCTCTTAACGCTAACAAGTGTCTTTCTTGCCACAGCTGGAAAAACGCAAAAGAAATGGGTGCGACTAAAGTGAGTGTAACTCACTACATGAACCGTGAAGATGCGGTACTTGCAGACGTATCACCTCGTCGTTATTTCTGTCTACAGTGTCACGTACCTCAAGCTAATGCTAAGCCACTAGTTGAGAACGAGTTCAAACCTGTAGATTCACTGCGTTAA